Below is a window of Gemmatimonadales bacterium DNA.
TAGATGGTCCGCTGCCCTTCGTGACCGTCATCGTACCACGATTCGTTCTTGTTGTTCTCGATGTCATCAACCACATCGGCGACGTCACTCAGGTGCACCGGGGCGCCGCGCCGATACGCAACGATCAGCCGGGAGAACTGCGCGGCGTTGCGCAGTTGTCCTGTCGCCGTCACGGTGAGCGTCTTGTCGTGCCCGTACAGGACGCCGGTCGGCAGCATCACGTTGTTCTGGCGGATCTCGGTGGCAATCTGCGAGACGCCGAGGCCGAGGGCTGCGAGGCGGCGAGGATCGACCTTCACCCGCACGGCGTACTTCATCGACCCGAAGACACTCACATCAGCGACGCCGTCGACCATCGACAGCCGCTGCGCGATGTCGGTCTCGGCGTACTCGTCGATCTGGGTCAGCGGCAGGACGTTGGAGGTCAGCGCGATGAACATGATCGGCGATGCCGACGGATTCTGCTTGCGATACGACGGCGGCAGGATCTGCGGCGGGAGGAGCGGCAGCGTCTTCGAGATCGCGGCGTTGACGTCCTGCGCCGCCGACTCGATGTCACGATCGACCGAGAACTGCAGGGTGACGTTGCTCGATCCGAGCGAGCTGCTGGAGGTGATCTCGTCGATCCCCGCGATCGCCGAAAACGCCTTCTCGAGCGGCGTGGCGACCGTCGCCGCCATCGTCTCGGGCGACGCACCGGGGAGCGAGGCGCGCACGCTGATCGTGGGGTAATCCACCGCGGGGAGATCGCTCACCGGCAGGCGCAGGTAGGCGACGACACCAAACACCACGATGCCGATCATCAGCAGCGTGGTCATGACAGGTCGGCGGATGAACAGCCCGGTGAAGTTCATGACAGCCGACGACCCACCGTCATCATGGTGTTGGCGCGGCTCCGCCCGAACGACCTCCGCCCCCACCGCCGCCGCGACCGCCGTTGCGCCCGCGTCCACGGCCTCGTCCGCCAGCGCTCCGGCCTCCCCCGCCGCCCGCGGAATCCGGGTTCATGCCAAAGCTCACCGGTGCGCCGGGCGAGAGCCGCGACTGTCCCACGGTCACCACCTGCTCACCGTTCTGCACCCCGGACGAGATGACGGAGATATCACCAGCGGCCCGTTCGACCACCACGGGCCGCTGCTGCGCCGCGTTGGAGGAATCGACGATCCAGACATACGACCCGTTCTGGCCGGCAACGACCGCCACGGTCGGCACCACGAGCGCGCTGTCCTCGACGTAGAGGCGAAGCGTCGCCGAGACGATCTGGCCGGCCCAGAGCGTGCCGTCGGTGTTCGGGAAGGTCGCCTTGAGGAGCAGCGTGGCTGTTGCCGTGTCGACGGTGTTGTCGATGAAGGAGAGTTTCCCCTGCGACTCACCGACCGGCGTCCCGGACAGCGGCACCCCGGCCTGCGCGGGCGCTTCGTGCGGCGCCTGGCTTGTCGCCGACGTATCGCTCGCGCCCGCGATGTTGGGCGCATCGCTCGGCCGCGCAGTCACCGGGAGGCCGCCGCGCCCGCCATAGTGAAGGATCAGCGGAAGGATCGACCCGGGGACGGCGAACCGCACCAGCGTCGGCCGGACCTGATTGATCACCACCAGCGGCGACCCGCCTGAGGCGTGCACCACGTTGCCGATATGTACCAGCAACGACCCGGTCCGCCCGGTGATCGGCGCCTTGATGGTCGTGTTGTCGAGATTGAACTTGGCGGTGTTGAGCGCACCCTGGTCGGCATCGACCGTTGCCGCGGCCGCCGCTGCCGTGGCGCGCGCCTGCTCATCCTGCTCGCGCGTGACGCTTCGCTCCGCCGCGAGGGTATCGTAGCGGGCGGCTTCCTTGGCGTCGTACGCCGCAGTGGCCCGATCACGGGCGAGGACAGCGAGCGCCTGGTCATACGACGCCTGATAGGGTCGCGCATCGATCCGGAAGAGCGGCTGCCCCTTGCCAACATCCTGCCCTTCGGAGAAGAGGACGTCGGTCACGATGCCGTCGACCTGCGACACCACCGACGCCGTCTGCATCGGCGTGACGCCGCCGATCGCGGTCACGTCGAAGGGGACCGATTCGCGTCGGACGGGAGCGATCGTCACCG
It encodes the following:
- a CDS encoding efflux RND transporter periplasmic adaptor subunit is translated as MRNDMVSGVRRMARGAQFLVVLTAAACAKKAAPRQGRAPVAVTIAPVRRESVPFDVTAIGGVTPMQTASVVSQVDGIVTDVLFSEGQDVGKGQPLFRIDARPYQASYDQALAVLARDRATAAYDAKEAARYDTLAAERSVTREQDEQARATAAAAAATVDADQGALNTAKFNLDNTTIKAPITGRTGSLLVHIGNVVHASGGSPLVVINQVRPTLVRFAVPGSILPLILHYGGRGGLPVTARPSDAPNIAGASDTSATSQAPHEAPAQAGVPLSGTPVGESQGKLSFIDNTVDTATATLLLKATFPNTDGTLWAGQIVSATLRLYVEDSALVVPTVAVVAGQNGSYVWIVDSSNAAQQRPVVVERAAGDISVISSGVQNGEQVVTVGQSRLSPGAPVSFGMNPDSAGGGGGRSAGGRGRGRGRNGGRGGGGGGGRSGGAAPTP